In Oryza sativa Japonica Group chromosome 3, ASM3414082v1, one DNA window encodes the following:
- the LOC107280311 gene encoding uncharacterized protein codes for MTDIAKRDFAELAVSGKNYLTWALDAKIMLGAKKLLNCIQDPTIATSAGGVNNLPTSAEKNQALHFLMHHLNTTLKNEYMTEEDPKVLWDSLKDRYGHQRQYRQAKYEKYSELISVLMEAQGEDETLVENHTSRPTGSSAAPEANASSFKKGKNQNNQNKGKNFWKNNGKVNKMSFKKKGNQNSKSKKGSTSGEYGKQYQVCFKCGTRGHWSRICRTPKHLIELYQEKHGKKKSEHESHFTVEIQHSEEKMAAMHIDKQVDEKAVVAMHIDDKMEHNAVDAELKLSDDLMDSDQLYGDI; via the exons ATGACTGATATTGCTAAGAGAGATTTTGCTGAACTAGCAGTCAGCGGCAAGAATTACCTGACATGGGCACTGGATGCCAAAATCATGCTTGGTGCTAAGAAACTCCTGAACTGCATTCAGGACCCAACTATTGCAACATCAGCTGGAGGAGTTAATAATTTACCAACTTCAGCCGAGAAAAATCAGGCACTGCATTTCCTGATGCACCATTTGAATACTACTCTCAAGAATGAGTATATGACTGAGGAAGATCCGAAGGTCCTTTGGGACTCACTGAAGGATCGCTATGGCCATCAA AGGCAATACCGCCAGGCTAAATACGAGAAGTATTCTGAACTGATCTCCGTGCTCATGGAAGCGCAAGGAGAAGATGAGACACTTGTTGAAAATCATACGTCTCGCCCCACTGGAAGTTCAGCAGCACCCGAAGCAAATGCTAGCTCCTTTAAGAAGGGGAAAAACCAGAATAACCAGAACAAAGGGAAGAATTTCTGGAAAAATAATGGTAAAGTTAACAAGATGTCTTTCAAGAAGAAAGGAAATCAGAATAGTAAGTCTAAGAAGGGCTCTACTAGTGGTGAATATGGAAAGCAATATCAGGTATGCTTCAAGTGTGGCACTAGGGGACACTGGTCTCGCATTTGCCGCACCCCTAAGCATCTCATTGAGCTTTATCAAGAGAAGCACGGGAAGAAGAAGTCAGAGCATGAGTCACACTTCACTGTTGAGATCCAGCACTCAGAGGAGAAGATGGCTGCCATGCATATCGACAAGCAGGTCGACGAGAAGGCAGTGGTTGCAATGCACATCGATGATAAGATGGAACATAATGCAGTAGACGCAGAGCTGAAGCTCTCAGATGATCTCATGGACTCTGATCAGTTATATGGGGACATTTAA